A portion of the Oryzias melastigma strain HK-1 linkage group LG1, ASM292280v2, whole genome shotgun sequence genome contains these proteins:
- the LOC112137170 gene encoding germ cell-specific gene 1-like protein codes for MKTRRRSRTLLSLSLNFLALFFAITAFVSTYWCVGTQRVPKPKCSKLRTHQCIDYGVNETDPNKVVYSWETGDDRFLFRQFHTGIWISCEENIHDESERCRSFIDLAPPSEKGMLWLSLVSELLYILLLMVGFSLMCIELIHASNIIDGLKLNAFAAVFTVLSGLLGMVAHVMYTQVFQVTVSLGPPDWRPYNWDYGWSFCVAWASFTCCMGASVTTLNTYTKTVIEFRHKRKTFEQSLREEHAREAYGYFRDHSLHSISKSLDVYSSQSLKSGRRTPLPADSLDFADFSTSLGEEQC; via the exons ATGAAGACTAGGCGCAGATCCAGGACCCTCCTGTCGCTAAGCCTGAACTTCTTGGCGCTATTCTTCGCCATCACCGCGTTCGTCTCCACGTACTGGTGCGTGGGCACCCAGCGGGTCCCCAAGCCCAAGTGCAGCAAGCTGCGCACGCACCAGTGCATCGACTACGGCGTGAACGAGACCGACCCCAACAAGGTGGTCTACAGCTGGGAGACCGGGGACGACCGCTTCCTGTTCCGCCAGTTCCACACCGGCATCTGGATCTCCTGCGAGGAAAACATCCACGATGAAA GTGAGAGATGCCGGAGTTTCATCGATTTGGCGCCTCCATCAGAGAAAG GGATGCTGTGGCTCTCTCTAGTGTCTGAGTTGTTGTACATCCTTCTGCTGATGGTGGGATTCAGCCTCATGTGCATAGAGTTGATCCACGCCAGTAACATCATTGATGGACTCAAGCTGAATGCCTTTGCTGCTGTCTTCACTGTCCTCTCAG GTCTTTTGGGCATGGTTGCTCATGTGATGTACACACAGGTCTTCCAGGTCACTGTCAGCCTTGGGCCACCTGACTGGAGGCCCTACAACTGGGACTATGGCTGGTCTTTCTG TGTGGCGTGGGCCTCCTTCACCTGCTGCATGGGTGCATCCGTCACCACCCTCAACACTTACACAAAGACTGTTATTGAGTTCCGGCACAAACGTAAGACCTTTGAACAGTCTCTACGGGAGGAACACGCACGAGAGGCTTATGGATATTTCCGTGATCATTCGTTGCATTCCATCTCCAAATCTCTGGACGTATACTCCAGCCAGTCCCTAAAAAGTGGCAGGAGAACTCCACTCCCTGCTGACTCATTAGACTTTGCTGATTTTTCAACATCTTTGGGAGAGGAGCAGTGCTGA